One stretch of Gopherus flavomarginatus isolate rGopFla2 chromosome 2, rGopFla2.mat.asm, whole genome shotgun sequence DNA includes these proteins:
- the LOC127044970 gene encoding zinc finger protein 668-like has protein sequence MSLGLCRISSIKTQALEVEVKTTKAEVKQVNSKIQKTARPANSGLAQPLKGICTLKPSAERIQHCNICDQELKSKSAYEIHVKCHDGDEGFKCVYCNCCMTEWNLMENHLKTHKPIKESYQCPICKRVFMSPSAWKMHGNNHHGKRNLFQCTKCSSLYETEQVRNLHVSCHYGDLFKCLHCDFIVCLKVQTEAICVGGIRRRCYGVCSCCR, from the exons ATGTCACTTGGCCTGTGTCGCATTTCCAGCATTAAAACTCAAGCCTTAGAGGTAGAAGTGAAAACAACTAAAGCTGAGGTCAAACAAGTAAATAGTAAAATTCAGAAGACGGCCAGACCTGCAAACAGTGGCTTAGCTCAACCTTTGAAAGGTATTTGCACCTTAAAACCAAGTGCTGAAAGAATACAGCACTGCAACATATGTGACCAAGAACTGAAGTCAAAGAGTGCTTATGAAATCCATGTTAAATGTCATGATGGAGACGAGGGCTTCAAATGTGTTTATTGCAATTGCTGCATGACGGAATGGAACTTAATggaaaatcatttaaaaacacacaaGCCAATAAAAGAGAGCTACCAGTGTCCGATTTGCAAGAGAGTTTTTATGTCACCAAGTGCATGGAAAATGCACGGGAACAACCATCATGGAAAACGTAATCTCTTTCAATGCACAAAGTGTTCATCTCTTTATGAAACAGAGCAAGTGAGAAATCTGCATGTATCTTGTCATTATGGTGACTTGTTTAAATGTCTGCACTGTGATTTTATTG TCTGTCTGAAAGTGCAAACTGAAGCTATCTGTGTGGGTGGTATTCGAAGAAGGTGCTATGGTGTCTGTAGCTGTTGTCGGTAG